tcgaatctcggtgaagcaccaaaattaagaaaaacatttttctaatagcggtcgattgtatttctgccatgaaaatgctcctcataaaaaaggaaatatctgccgttaggagtcggcttgaaactgtaggtccctccatttttggaacaacatcaaggcgcatactacaaataggaggagcggATCGGACAATTTACGAACTTAACTATTTACGAACGTAAATTATCCACCGACGGCGTCATCGTAAGTGTATGGTTATCATCTCCTATTCCCAAGGTCTCTTCTTCCCTCCATTCTCCATTGTATGTTATCACAACGGACGAGTTTTGGaaatttgtccaagtgggccccacGCAAGGgtagccatttaacctaacctaacccaatgAATGGAATATCATGACATTTTAACAGCTgtatttttaaggttagtactaactgaaaaataggtgaatgcaataaaactagtgccatttaCATATGTGTTAGGCTCGGGACATTTCAGCCCATTAGAGCCTGACGTATTTATTTGCATTCTGTGAAACGTGATTTTCGCGGCTTCGCATATGGCTAGCTGGTTACATCTCTGTCTATTCGTATTTTTATGTCCGCAATGATGTCATCGTATATCGTATTTAAAGTCGTCAGCatgccattttatttttcaaatggtAAGTAAACAGCCTTTTTGttaatctcatctacaatttcgtttcatGTGTAGCCTTTTATCTGCGGCCAGTCTCTCTATGGGCTTTCCTGCTCTTAAGAACGTTTTGAGAGGAAATTTCATATAAGTTGATTGCCTTTATCGCCACTTGATTATctatcatacatatataacatatatatatttagtatttatttccaAGTTTCTCAATGGCTTTCCGAATGCTATTTCAGCGGCCTTTTTTAcaacaaagacttctgcctgatgCCTGGCTCTGCGCAATAACTCCTTGCACCTATTCCGTCCAACAATTTCGAGCTGTCAGTAAATATATGAAGCGTATTGCAGCTAGGTTTCATGCCTCTTTTCCACCCCtctttttcctatttttgttCGGAATCTCTTCACCCAGTTAAATTTATTCCGTATTAGCCTTACAAATCATGCCTTTCGGCAAGTTTAGCTGCTGCACATTCTGCCGCAATGTCGATCGGTGGCCAGTTGAGAATTCTTTTAAGTGCTGCCGTGCACTAAGGCGCTGAATAGGTATTTTGCATGCCGTTTTTCTTAGCGGTTTACTAAAGCTGAGCAATACCATTACATTATAAAAGGAGACAGAACCTATGTAACTCGCAGAATCCCTTTACACCCATTGAGTGCTCACTTTTCTTCCTCTGTAATATCTTGTGTTTCTATAATAGCTTGCTATCCAAAATTACCCAAACCTAATTTGAGTTGTCTTTAAGAGTCAGTTCTACGCAATTTAGCTTCGGGGGTTGCCAATACGGAATCTTGTACCTTCTAGTAAAAATTATCATATTCGTTTTGTCAGCGTTTATCCCCAGGCCTAGCTGATTTGCTCATTGCCCGTGTATTATTCATTATGTCGCTCACGGTATCTAAGATTTGCCTCTCACTACTACGACTATGATATCTTCATATGCCGGCGGCCTTTTAAAATAGCTTCTGCCGACTCATTATTGAATGATTTACTAATGTTAAGAAAACTCCTAAAGCATATTCTTTGTACTCTAGGACTTTCTCTATGTAACGCAATCTCTGTGGATCTGCCTTTAGTATATGCGTGTTGTGCCTTACACATTAAGTATGACGTGGGCGTCAAGGGTTTTCTCAAGCGTCTTCAGAaggaaggaggtcaaactgatGAGCCTATGTTCTTTTGATAGTGTGGGGTTGCTTTTATCTGCTTTCGGTATTAGCACAACCCTTGCTTAtctcatgcatatatgtatcgCTTTTAGCCATTATACCAACACATCGTTCATCCGTTTTAGCATGGGTGGAAatattgcatatacatatatatttatatatataaatataatatattacatatatgtaaatatatataaataaatatatacatatttatatatgtattatatttatatatctataaCATAAAAATAAGTCGGGTTTGTCTTCCTGACGCTATAACTCCAGAACACTCGAACTGATTTCCTCCATGAGGTTTATAGCATGTACTCTGCTCAGTTAATTTCATGAGACGCTTATTATGCGCACGTTCTTTCAAACACTAACTTAAAACCGGTATTGTGTTCACTGTGATATTGAGGTTAAAGTTATTCGTTTCCTAACAGTTCAATTGGAAACCATCAAATCAATCACGcgtattgtttaaatttttattcaacttcaTCTTGCATCGCTTGCGCATTCGAACGAATAATCCCGACATGCAAATAACCGATGAAATCTACAATGAGGGATTTATTCTGTTTGAGGATCAATGCTTGACTATTGCAAACAAGCTACTGATTGAAGTAGGAATGATAGCGCCAAATCGATCGATGCACGATGCATTCAACCAAGAATTAAATCGAGAGCTGCAATACAATGTTGATACATTGCAGGAATTCGTTCGAAATAATGTGCCGTTGCTGAATGAACAGCAAAAACAAGTATATGAAACATTAATGCAAGCGGTGGACAATAATACTGTTGGTATATTCTTCCTGGACGCACCTGGAGGAACAGGGAAAACATTTGtcatttcattgattttagcCACTATTCGATCAAGATGTGACATAGCTTTGGCgttggcatcatctggaattgcgGCGACTCTTCTAGATGGCGGTCGTACTGCACATTCTGCGGTTAAGTTGCCACTCAATTTAAACACAATTGATACTCCAACATGCAATATTCCCCGATCCAGTGCAATGGGAAAATTGTTGATGCAATGCAAGCTCATTGTTTGGGATGAGTGCACAATGGCACATAAGAAATCACTTGAAGCACTTAACTTCACACTAAGAGATCTTCGGCGAAATAACTACATCTTTTGCGGCTTTGCGATTTCAGGCCGACGTTGCCAGTAATTCTCCGTGGAACGCCTGCAGATGAATTTAATGCTTGCTTGAAGGCATCACTTTTGTGGAATAACGTAAAAACATTATCGCTAACCACTAATATGAGAGTTCAACTTCAAAATGATCAAAGTGCTGCACAATTTTCCAAGCAATTGTTAGCTGCTAGAAATGTAAAAGTCCCAGTTGATGCGACAGCTGGATTAATTACTCTTACCAACGACTTTTGCCGATTTGTAGACTCTCAATTAGctcttattgaaaatgttttcccaaacattaGTGAGAATTATCAGAATTATACTTGGTGAAGTCAACGAGCAATTCTCGCCGCAAAGAACAATGAATTTCacaattcaatcaaaaatcgATGGCGATTTGGTGACATACTAATCCGTTGATTCCATAACAAATCCCGATGATGTAGTAAATTATCCAACGGAGTTTTTGAACTCTCTGGAGTTACCAGGATTTCCACCACATAATTTGCAACTCAAAGTTGGTTCAGTTATTATGATATTGCGTAATTTGACTTCAAACGATTGCGATTTCCGGTTCGCCTTACGTTCGCAATGACAATTAACAAGTCGCAAGGCCAATCGCTTAGTGATTGCgggataaatttagaaaatcctTGTTTTTCACATGGGCAGCAACGTTGCATGTTCACGAGTTGGGAAACCATCCGCTTTGTTTGTGTTAACGTCAGACTATGTTATGTATGACGGTCGTAAATGATGTTAAGGGGAGTTGCCCGGTCTCCTGGTGCGATATTGAGACAATCTTCTTGGTTCTACATCACGGTATGTTGCCTTGAAGCGAGAATCAGATTTAGGGTTCTGTACTGGGGATATATTTTCTATACGGTTTGACGGGTCATCCTCTACGTCATTGAGGTCTGGCAAAGCAAGATCCAGTCTCGAGAAGTCCACTTTGATTTCGTACAAACGATATAATGGAGAGTTCTGCAGAACAGTTAACCACGAAGTAACTGTACTTTTGGACATGTATCCGCTAATGTAAACAGATTTGTGGGCAAGGTTTCTTTTAATGTTTACATTAATAAGGTCGTCCTCATCCAATTGTTGCGGCAAACATTTTACCATTTCTTGTACGTCGACTGGTACGTTTATCACTTGTCCTACGATTCCATAAGAAAAATCATAGCGCAGACGACGCACTTACATAAATGGTAGACGAGGCGAAATCAGTGATGGGATCTAACGGTGGTAGGCCTGGTGGTGGGTCAGGATATGAGAATGCATTAACTTTTGCTAGCGGTGGCATCGTTTGTTTGTTCAGTAACTTTTGCAAGTGCTGCAAGCCAGTTTATATTCTTCTCTGCTCAGTTGtcgattttctttaaaaaaccaATCCGAAATTACCTTCAGCTGTGCTGCAGTGATGGGCTTACGGTCGTTTTTAAACCAAAGTCTGTCGCAGTCCGAGCAAGAGTAGCCAAAATCGTTGTCCAAAAAAGTAGATTTGAATTTCATGATTGATGCTGCCCATTTGGGGTTCCAAGTAGATTGCTAAATTTGATCTGAAGAAGTAGTTGGTTGTACAGCTTGGCGTAATCTGTTGTTTCGATCTCTTACATTACGAGCTTTTCTTCCAGCTGCTGTCTGTGCAGGAGTTTTGGATGCAGCAATCCGCTGTCTGTACTCACGTTGTATTTGTGCCCTTGTTTTTGGAGCAGCGAATATTGGCTGCGCAAATGGCGTTGCTAAAGTAGATGCTACAGTATCTTGAACCTCTAATGGTTCACTCATCGAAGGTAGTGGCTCATTCGTGACATCCTCTGGTTCGTCAGGTTGTTTTTCCATGGTACGATTGTAAGCGGTTCTGCAAAATGAATCGTCGtttgaaacaatttagaaaaatttttcataaaattcttcGTTCCGAAAATCATTTTAATTTACGAAAtacgtttaaaaaaatttgtttcaatttctactcgactgttaaaatttaatttttgactttattattttataataataatacattttgcaTTAACATTATTTCTTTCAACAAGTAAACTGAATAAAAGTTGTTGTTCAATTAGTTActcaattatttttgcaaatgtaactgtaatttgttgtaaaatgttataactttgaataatttattataagaaTAAACTgtgattaaattaaataaaaaaaaaataaataattggcgcgtacacttctgttaggtgtttggccgagctcctcctcctatttgtggtgtgcgtcttgatgttgttccacaaatggagggacctacagtttcaagccgattccgaacggcagatatttttatgaggagctttttcatggcagaaatacactcggaggtttgccattgcctgccgaggggcgaccgctattagaaaaatgtttttattaattttgctttcaccgagattcgaaccaacgacctctctgtgaattccgaaaggtaatcacgcaccaatccattcggctacggcggccgccgtgatTAAATTATTGTTCATAAATCTAGCTTTTAATAAGCCCTCCTCAATGTGCATGATATATGAGAAAATTGTTCCCTTTGACAGCTGGCTGGTCCAACCTGTCATTTCAGACATGTTGTTATGATATGTGGAAGATTTAacatttatgttttaattttttgaaatcatAGCTACGTTCGATAATTACTTCAATCGCCATTGATTTTTTACTCATCGTGAAATAGTTCTGTTAACTTATTGTTGCATAGTTTTGTCAATATTGCATAGCCTACAATCGCTGCACTAGCGGGCCGATGTTATTATTTCGGCAATATAtcactgaatatatatttaatatcgaATGAATCATTACCTTTATCGCCGTAATTATCGTTGCTATTAACAATTGACACCACATTCACTTTTCACTTCACTTCATAATTAACGAAAACGTGTAAATGTATACGAGTAATGATAACACaatatttatcatttattttaagtaaCTTCATTTATCTATccctactaatattataaatgtgaatgtaagtttgtttgttacgctttcacgcaaaaactacttaaccgattattatgaaactctgtacacatgtttttggaggtgttagaagtaatataggatactctatatatataaaatttcagccgtttttcgcgttgtgatgaactttacggagaatggctcaaccgattttaaccaaactttgccacattgaagagacgcatgtggagaaggtttttgttttaaaactttaagaCTCGGATACCAAGGTCTGGAgagataggccaaaacgtggacccgggtaaccctagaatgtgtttgtacaatatgggtatcaaatggaagctgctgatgatatctatagtatagagtagttTTCATACCGTTTCGTGACTAGGgtttcgagatataggccaaaatgtggacccgggtaaccctaggatgtgtttgtacaatatggatatcaaatggaagctgttggtgaatgctttagtacagagtatttttcatgccgctccgtgactggggtctcgagatataggtcaaaacgtggacccgggtaacctttggttgtttatgtacaatatgggtatcaaatgaaagctgttgataagtgctttaatacggagtaattttcatacctatggatgactagggtctcgaaatatatgccaaaacgtggacccgccgtgtctttgcaccgaattaaaccaaacttacacacattgttaagtaagtattgaaaatgggtttcgtaaagtttggttgtaattcggaacaccggcaacgcgtacagcgttcttttgaaccagccataatatcgtttacttttttaacgcttggggcggaactgaactgtcaaattgacagtgtgagttacaatgtgtcaatatttctttctgatttggacgccataaggagaagacctaagtgcaaagtgtaaacattttttgtgaatttttttggagtggtgaataatttcttacgaaatttgagaatttattgtgaaatccgaatgttcaaatgaaattatgttttgtggatttagttTTTCGGTTCAaatgcgataagctacgatacaccatgagtgaaaaaaatggtaaaaaaaaaattaaaaaacaaaagaaattgttaaaggatgaaaaagaagagcacgaaaaatgcgtaactttgatgaaaaaattaatagtcttattatgcaaattgtcaacaattttcagaagaaaagagatgatttaagaaagtcacaacaaaataaaataatcctgaccatgtggactggggcttttaaacacatatgcatcgaaaatataatccacaaaattgaaaaaaaacatgttttaaaatctcagaataccataattacaatcatgtttattacagtacaaatgccaagacaatcacgtaatcatattggtcgttcgacaaataataataggcgcatgagaaatgcccggaataacgcgacatcagaagaacgtcaggaacaaaatgaagtagatgctttccatttcaattcaaccgggctattcgggtcatgttcttcgatttcgatgtaacttaaatatgttgctctctggtcgaaataatgagacacgtatttttttgttcgcccgaaaaaattttttttcaagagttatcggcaattttgtttttcgcctcaaactcgattttttttaattatataagaaacaattttttttaaatgcccgtaacttagtcaaaaatgaaccgatttaaataattctgggttcaaaatgatcgtaattacttacacaagcgacttcatgtagaaacaattgcaaaaaactagttgaaaattttttatttagcaaaaaagaaaaaaaatgtaaattttttcaaaattcaatatttcaaaaagtgtattttttttttttttataacgttttccaaatcaaaaaaacatctcatactttaattgagctgcatgcctagtagctaaaatgagttgtttttgagtaatgaatttttgagtaaacaccctgtttcgcactttttgttttttgcaaaataaaaaattttcaactacttttttgcaactatttctaaatgaagtcgctcgtgtaagtaattacgattattttgaacccagaatcattcaaatcggcttatttttgactaagttatgagcaattaaaaaaaattttcttatatagattctttccatttcaattcaaaagggctattcgggacatgttcttcgatttcgatgtaactcaaatatgttgctctctggtcaaaataatgagacacgtatttttttgttcgcccgaaaaaaatttttttcaagagttatcggcaattttgtttttcgcctcaaactcgattttttttaattatataagaaaaaattttttttaaatgcccataacttagtcaaaaattaaccgattttaataattttgggttcaaaatgatcgtcattacttacacgagtgatttcatgtagaaatagttgcaaaaaagtagttgaaaattttttattttgcaaaaaacaaaaagtgcgaaacagggtgtttactcaaaaattcattactcaaaaacaactcattttagctactaggcatgcagctcaattaaagtttgagatgtttttttgatttggaaaaagttataaaaaaaaaaaaaatactctttttgaaatattgaattttgaaaaaatttaaattttttttcttttttgctaaataaaaaatttgcaactacttttttgcaattgtttctacatgaagtcgcttgtgtaagtaattacgatcattttgaacccagaattatttaaatcggttcatttttgactaagttacgggcatttaaaaaaaattgtttcttatataattaaaaaaaatcgagtttgaggcgaaaaacaaaattgccgataactcttgaaaaaaatttttttcgggcgaacaaaaaaatacgtgtctcattattttgaccagagagcaacatatttaagttacatcgaaatcgaagaacatgacccgaatagcccggttgaattgaaatggaaagcatcagtagtcaaacgattaatgaataatgttatccaagcaactattttaattggcaaactCAAGAATGAAcacgttctaataccaagaattccaatgattccacctgaatcgccatttgaattcaagcgtttgcaactgcccattcgtttagcatttgcaataactatcaataaatcacaagggctaactttagaaatatgcgggatgaatttagaagaaccagtattcacccatggtcaactatacgttggctgttcacgtgttgagaaaccaacaacattatatatttactcaaaaacaaatagaaaaacaaaaaatattgtttatgccaaagcgcttgaataaagaataaagaaataaaaaatatgaaaaccatatcttttcggTTCTAAACattatctattctattttagtgtgcccagcgaagcgggccgggtttgctagtatacatataatatataaaaattcagccgtttttcgcgttgtgatgaactttacggagaatggctcaaccgattttaaccaaatttttaggctttgtttggactattcagtagatggtttgtgttttaaaattttaagaatcagATATCAGGGCCTCGAGAAACGTAGACCCgagtaaccctaggatgtgtttgtacaatatgggtatcaaatggaagctgctgatgatttctatagtatagagtatttttcataccgttccgtgactaggttcttgggatataggccaaaacgtggacccgtgtaaccctaggatgtgtttgtacaatatgggtagcaaatggaagctgctgatgattgctatagtatagggTGTTTTTCATACCGTTCAATGACtacggtctcgagatataattcAAAACGTGCACAAGGGTAACCCtcggatgtgtttgtacaatatgggtagcaactggaagctgctgatgattgctatagtatagaatatttttgatgccgctgcGTGACTAGTGTCTCGAGATAttggccaaaatgtggaccccgacaACTTAaagatgtgtttgtacaatatgggtagcaaatgggagctgttgatgattgctatagtatagagcaTTTTTAATGctcctccgtaactagggtctcgagatatagaccaaaacgtggacctggataaccctagaatgtgtttgaaccacatgagtttccattgtaagttgttgataaatgctaatgaaaagaggacttttctattcgctgggtaactaaggactccagatatagaccaattgggaactcgccttcaggttaagagattgcattcttatgtactacaaccagttaaaatggtATATTCAAtcacatctatatatataaaaattcagccgtttttctcgTTGTGATGatctttacggagaatggctcaaccgattttaaccaaactttgccacattgaagagacacatgtggagaaggtgtGTAACTATGTTTAGTTAAAATCTCctacttcttcgtcaacacacagtatacacgaggcagcgttctttttacgcgtgtggttgttattgtaaatggTTGCATGAAGCATACATTTtcctcacatatgtacaagtaaacgcagcagtatttatgcctaaatttcCATTCCATTACgtacatttcaatggaatgcaaacatacatacatatacatatattcatacagcagtggctgcacgcctgcattcgcatagaatagaaacatacaaattagcaggcacagctgtagctgaccgcctgcaataattaatcgtaacacaatgctgctgtgactaacttaacactttgcttaaatacttcttctttacacccacacttcgggataaccgaagcaaaaccattagctcaacgaatctgaacaggtcgtcgctaaaaaagtacttaagggggtagtatggttaattcggtgtaaaacaagcatatttttcgaaattttttttgtcgacacagttgatttattcaaaattttaaaattacttcattataaagtcatatttaaagaatattgtgtgaaattttcattgatttttatgaagaaatgagttggtggcagcgaatcttcgcggacgtctcataaaaaagttttattgcggtgtccctcagaactcattactggatcaactaaaatcaaaaaaccaaattgatttcatcagctaataaagtttcgcaggtaacaacgtcgagtttttttttttttttaaattttgtcatattttaaaacaacaaagttttcaagttttttttatgaaaaatcggtgttttgacttcaaagcgctttaaaaaatttaaaaaaaaaaaaaaaaaaaattcgttgttgttacctgcgaaactttattagctgatgaaatcaatttggttttttgattttagttgatccagtaatgagttctgagggacaccgcaataaaacttttttatgagacgtccgcgaagattcgctgccaccaactcatttcttcataaaaatcaatgaaaatttcacacaatattctttaaatatgactttataatgaagtaattttaaaattttgaataaaccaactgtgtcgacaaaaaaaatttcgaaaaatatgcttgttttacaccgaattaaccatactacccccttaagcaaggccgttttcttagaagattaccaaaggttatcagtaatagtgcttagtgaaagtaagtgttaaaactaacaagaaagtgttttatttggtaaagtgttcaagtgaagcagtttccaggcatcaaccaaagagataaaaaaagtgcgtcagaaatatttaagagaagagattgttttcacattttccaccgatattttcacgaaaaatttacaaaatatatattaattttgcaaatgattgataacaagtgaaacagtgaataaacggtgtgaaaaatacacacaagagaaatcggcaaaaataattaatat
The Anastrepha ludens isolate Willacy chromosome X, idAnaLude1.1, whole genome shotgun sequence DNA segment above includes these coding regions:
- the LOC128870204 gene encoding ATP-dependent DNA helicase pif1-like, translating into MQITDEIYNEGFILFEDQCLTIANKLLIEVGMIAPNRSMHDAFNQELNRELQYNVDTLQEFVRNNVPLLNEQQKQVYETLMQAVDNNTVGIFFLDAPGGTGKTFVISLILATIRSRCDIALALASSGIAATLLDGGRTAHSAVKLPLNLNTIDTPTCNIPRSSAMGKLLMQCKLIVWDECTMAHKKSLEALNFTLRDLRRNNYIFCGFAISGRRCQ